One region of Atribacteraceae bacterium genomic DNA includes:
- the rpmI gene encoding 50S ribosomal protein L35, whose product MPKMKTHRGTAKRFRLTASGKLKRAQAGKSHLLASKNRNRKRRLRMQVLVDKSEMKRIKTLLPYA is encoded by the coding sequence ATGCCTAAAATGAAAACACACCGCGGCACGGCAAAGCGGTTCAGACTGACCGCTTCCGGGAAGTTGAAAAGAGCCCAGGCGGGGAAAAGTCACCTGCTGGCTTCAAAAAACCGAAACCGCAAGCGGCGCTTGCGGATGCAGGTTTTAGTGGATAAATCCGAAATGAAACGTATCAAAACCCTCTTGCCTTATGCCTGA
- the rplT gene encoding 50S ribosomal protein L20, protein MPRVKMGVASRKRKKKIMKLAKGYRGARSRNFKRANEQVLHSLAYAYSDRRKKKRDFRKLWIIRINAASREAGLTYSQFIHALKKANIGIDRKNLVQLSIEDPEGFDRLVEITKGQI, encoded by the coding sequence GTGCCGAGAGTGAAAATGGGAGTGGCTTCCCGGAAACGGAAAAAGAAGATCATGAAATTAGCCAAGGGATACCGGGGAGCTCGTTCTCGTAATTTCAAGCGGGCTAATGAGCAGGTTCTCCACTCCCTGGCATATGCATACAGTGACCGGCGGAAAAAGAAACGGGATTTTCGCAAGTTATGGATTATTCGAATCAACGCCGCCAGTCGTGAAGCCGGGTTGACCTATAGCCAGTTTATACACGCCCTGAAAAAAGCCAATATCGGAATTGATCGGAAAAATCTGGTCCAGTTGTCCATAGAAGATCCGGAAGGATTTGACCGGTTGGTTGAAATCACCAAGGGCCAGATCTAA
- the pheS gene encoding phenylalanine--tRNA ligase subunit alpha, with protein sequence MEALNYCLDEFQKALREIGTLDDLNRIKGRFIGRKGALNNLLKTLKTLPEEQKRETGRRINKLKEHMEQELTRVQSMLDARKSRGPAIDLTLPGRSLRSGSLHPILSTMDTILDVFQSLGFRIEEGPEIETDYYNFKALNFPPDHPARDEQDSFFLEKDYLLRTHTSPVQIRTMEKLTPPLKVVVPGRCYRRDAVDATHSLMFHQVEGLVVAPGISMGHLKGTLEVFARRVFGPDRQVRFRPSFFPFTEPSAEVDISCGVCRGNGCRSCGQSGWLEIMGAGLVHPHVFHHVGYDSEKVRGFAFGMGVERITMLKYHIPDMRWFYENDLAFLDQFRIV encoded by the coding sequence TTGGAAGCCCTGAATTATTGTTTGGATGAATTTCAAAAAGCTCTCCGGGAAATCGGCACACTCGACGACCTGAATCGGATCAAGGGTCGCTTTATCGGGCGAAAAGGGGCGTTGAACAATCTACTGAAAACCTTGAAAACGCTTCCGGAAGAACAGAAACGGGAAACCGGACGGCGGATCAACAAACTGAAAGAGCATATGGAACAAGAATTGACCCGGGTGCAGAGTATGCTCGACGCCCGAAAAAGCCGGGGTCCGGCAATCGATCTTACTCTTCCCGGGCGTTCGCTTCGTTCCGGAAGCCTGCATCCGATTCTTTCAACCATGGACACGATTTTGGACGTCTTTCAGAGTCTCGGTTTTCGGATCGAAGAAGGGCCGGAAATCGAAACCGACTATTATAACTTTAAGGCCCTGAATTTTCCCCCCGACCACCCGGCCCGGGATGAGCAGGATTCATTTTTCCTGGAGAAAGACTATCTTTTGCGAACACATACCTCACCAGTGCAGATCCGGACGATGGAAAAGCTGACCCCGCCGCTCAAAGTGGTGGTGCCGGGACGATGTTACCGCCGCGATGCAGTTGACGCCACCCATTCCCTGATGTTTCACCAGGTTGAGGGCTTGGTCGTCGCTCCGGGAATTTCCATGGGTCACCTGAAGGGGACCCTCGAGGTTTTTGCCCGGCGGGTTTTCGGTCCGGATCGCCAGGTGCGCTTCCGGCCCAGTTTTTTTCCGTTTACCGAACCGAGCGCGGAGGTGGATATTTCTTGTGGGGTGTGCCGGGGAAATGGATGCCGATCCTGCGGACAGAGCGGGTGGTTGGAAATCATGGGTGCCGGTTTGGTCCATCCCCATGTTTTTCACCATGTCGGGTACGACTCGGAGAAAGTGAGAGGCTTCGCTTTCGGTATGGGCGTCGAGCGGATCACCATGCTGAAATACCATATCCCGGATATGCGGTGGTTCTACGAAAACGACCTGGCTTTTCTTGACCAGTTCAGGATCGTGTAG